From Candidatus Hinthialibacter antarcticus, a single genomic window includes:
- the tuf gene encoding elongation factor Tu (EF-Tu; promotes GTP-dependent binding of aminoacyl-tRNA to the A-site of ribosomes during protein biosynthesis; when the tRNA anticodon matches the mRNA codon, GTP hydrolysis results; the inactive EF-Tu-GDP leaves the ribosome and release of GDP is promoted by elongation factor Ts; many prokaryotes have two copies of the gene encoding EF-Tu) has protein sequence GDNVVMEAELHQSIAMEQELRFAIREGGRTVGAGVVDKIIE, from the coding sequence GGGCGACAACGTGGTCATGGAAGCGGAATTGCATCAGTCGATCGCGATGGAGCAGGAACTGCGCTTCGCCATTCGCGAAGGCGGCCGCACCGTCGGCGCCGGCGTCGTTGATAAAATCATTGAATAA